TCAGGAGAAACTGGCCAATCCGGGGACCTATCAGCTGGATCAGGTGGAGGCCCCCGAGGGGCTGGTGTTCTTCGAGGCGTCGATCCGGGCAGGTAACAGGAAGGCCGGGGCCAAATCCTGGGGAAAGGTCCTTAAACAGGTAGACCTGGACAAGGAAGGAGGGTACGCCTTCGAGGGGACTTGGATGCCCGCGCTCCGCTGCGATTGGAGGTGCGGTGAGCGCGAATACCAGATCGCGCTACCTGCGGGGCAGTTGGTGCTCCTTGGCGGCTCAGGCGGCAGCCGCCAGAATTCGAGCGTTTCGGCCCTCCTCCTCCGGGTCGGTCGGGGAGAGGAAGGGGAGAAGAAGATCGGATACCAGGATTATTCCTGGAGCGGAGCAGTCCTGATCGCATCCACCGAAGACGCGTGCGAAATTCAAGAGGTAATCGATCGCTACCCGAAGCTCGCCCCTTGGGTCGGGAGCCGTTGGCTGCCGATCGTGTTGGCCTACCTTGAGGTCGCTATGGCCGAAGGTGTGCCGGGAAGTCACACCGAGTCGGTCGCCGCAAGACCTGCCCCGTCTGGATCGGGGTAAAACGATAACCGCTCACGGATTAAGAAGTCGGTCGCAAGAACCTGGACTTTGCCAAAATCTACAGCTGTAAGAGGCGTGGTTTTCCCATGGTTTTCGCTTTTCTTCGGTATTCGTCCTCCACCGCAGCGGGCTGTTGAGGGGCATTATCACCCCTCGACACTCGGAGACCGCGGAAAACGCAGGGGCCAGTAAGTCCGAGACCCTTCAGTTTTGGCAAAGTGCATAAGAATCCTTTCACTGGAAAAACTTCCAGTGCGGAGGATGCGGGCCGATCGGCTCAGAACGGCAACAGCCTCCGGAACCCGTGCCCCAGGATAACCGGGTACAACGCCAGGTTCCTGGCCAGGGCCGCCGAGGCGGAATATCCAGGGATCGGGCAGGGCTGCCCCTCCCTGCTCATTGCCAGGCATCCCGCCAAAGCTCGGAGGTGAGTTGGACCGAACGGCCCGTCGTGAATCCGGGCGATCAGGTGACCCGGCAGGCCCGATTCCCCGTGCAATGCCCCGAGCCAGCCGCCCAGGATCGCCCCGATCGAGTCGGTATCCCCGCCAGCGGAGATCGACTCCGTTAGCGCCGTCATCGGATCGTCGCCGTGCTTGAGGAAGAGAGAGGTGGCAAAGGCGAGGGTGGGGACGACGAAGCCGGTGGTGCCGCAAACCCTGGCCGCCTCCAGGGTGTCGGCACCGTCCAGGGCCAGTTCCCTGCCCGTGTCGATGGCGGCGCCAAGCTGGGCGTTGGTCACAATTCGGCGGGCTTGTTCCTGGCAGATGGCCGGAGAGGTCCCGATTGGCCTACCAGCACAAAAGGCGGCCAACTCGGCAACGTAGAGCGCCCCCTCGACGGCCCGCTCGTCCCGGTGGGTCACCTCGGCGATGGCCCTGCCGAAGGTCTGCCGCGTCTCCGGCCGGTCGTGGAAGAACACCCCGACGATCGCCGCTCTCATGGCGGCCCCGTTGCCCGCCGAATTGACGCCGCTGGGGGACAATCCCAGGGCAATCCTGGTGCAGGCCCGGATCGTCGCCATCCCGACACCGAAGGGCAACCGGCAAAACCAGCCGAGCAGCGATCGGCGGAAGGCTCGGAGGCAGTGATCCCGATCGTCCGGGTGCCTGGCGAGGGCCTGGGCCACCAGGGCGGCCTGCTCGGTATCGTCGGAGACGAAGCCGGTCGAGCCCAGCAATCGGAAGCGATCGACCCTGCCGAACCGCCGGGTGATGGCGGCTGCCGACATCCCCTCGGCGGGCAGTCCGAGGGCATCGCCCAGCGCCGTGCCCAGCAGCGTGCCGGAGAGGCGGTCGGTCATGGTGGTTGACGGGGCGGTGGCCACGGGGGCAATCCCAGAGGAGCATTCGAACCGGCATGCCCCAGCCATCTTACAGTAGTCAGAGGTTGTCTGCCAGCGGCCCCGATTCGACTCTTGCGGACGGCAATGCTCCGGTAACATGCTCGTCGGTGCGGCGAAGGCGAAGGCCGAGGAGGCGATCCGCATGGACGTGAGACGATGCGACTGGGCCAGGAATGACCTGGCGATCCGCTACCACGACGAGGAGTGGGGCGTGCCGGTCCACGACGACCGCCGCTGGTTCGAGTTCCTGACCCTCGAAGGTGCCCAGGCGGGGCTCAGTTGGGACACCATCCTCAAGAAGCGGGATCGTTATCGGATCGTGTTCGACGACTTCGACCCGACCGTGGTCGCCCGATACGACGAGGCGAAGGTGGCAACCCTGCTCGCCGATCCGGGCATCGTGCGCAATCGCCTGAAGGTCGCCTCGGCGATCACAAACGCTCGGGCATTCCTGGAGGTGCAGCGGGAGTTCGGCAGCTTCGACGCCTACATCTGGCGGTTCATCGGTGGCAGTCCGATCCGCAACGCCTGGCAGTCGATCGAGGAGGTCCCGGCCCGCACGATCGAGTCCGACGCGCTGAGCAAGGAACTGAAGCGGCGGGGCTTTCGGTTCGTGGGGACGACGATCTGCTACGCACTGATGCAGGCCACCGGCCTGGTCAACGACCACCTCGTCGGCTGCTTCCGTTACGCAGAGGTCGGCGATCATGCGGTTGGCCGGTGATCGAGTCTCGAACTCTCCCGTTCGATCACCGGCAGAATATTTTCGCTCGGCGAGCCGAACCCCGGACCGATCGGCGAGTTTCTGGCAAAGATTTGGAACGAGGGGCTCGGGTGGCAACCGGTGCCCAACTGGCTCCGCGTTAAGAAAAAAGGCGGGCCGCCGCCTGCGGACACCGCCTGGCAATGGTCAGGTCAGGATCGATCCCTCGGGCAAGGTATCGCCTCCTTTCGACTCATCGGCCGTGAGCCGCCCCGGTTCAACGTTCGGGGCGACCCGCTTGAATGCTAGGGCGCGGTTGCCAGGGGAGTCAATGGGCCAGCCATTGCCAACTGAAGGCTCAACTGCCCGAGGGGGATCAGCCGGGCCTCGTCGGCGGTACGATCGGGAAGTCGCCGTCCCGATGCCGCCGGGCCTCCTCCACGTAGTGCCGCCATCCCTCTTCGATCCGCCCCCGCATCGCCTCGTCCACCTGCCGGACGACCCGGCCCGGCATCCCGACGACCACGGAGCCCGGCGGTATCTGCTTCCCCTCGGGCAGCAATGCCCCGGCCCCGATGACCGAGCCGGAGCCGACCCGGACGCCGTTGAGCAGGATCGCCCCCATGCCGATCAGGCAGTCGTCCTCGACCGTGCAGCCGTGGAGGATGGCCCGGTGGCCGACGGTGACCCGACGCCCGACGACGCAGGGGACGCCCGGATCAGCGTGGATCATCGCGAGGTCCTGGATGTTCGTCACGTCCCCGATGGTGATCCGCTCGGTGTCGCCCCGGATGACAGCGTTGTACCAAATGCTCACGTCCTTGCCGATGTGAACGTCTCCCAGGACGACGGCCCCGGAGGCGATGAAGGCGGATGGGTCGATCATGGGATGGTCGTGGGTCATCGGATTGCCTCCTCCGGGTCAGGGAATCGCTCGCGGAGGTCGGGGGAGGCCATCGCATAGCCGTCCAGGTCCTCGGGCAAGGCGCCCCGGATGCACTGGACGTGCAGATGCGGGAACCAACCGCCGTTGACCTCGGCACGGCCCACGCCCCCGACCCTGACCCCGGTCGCCCACTGCTCTCCTCCGAAGGGGAGCGGGTCGTGCTCCAGGTGGGCGAAGATGAGGAACAGGTCCGATCCGGGCATCCGAACGATCACCCGACCGCCCCAACCCCCGTCCTGGTCGGGATCGGCCCAGACCTCCTGCACGACCAGCGGGCACGGGGCGAAGACCTCGGTCCCGGCGGGCACGTTGTAATCGACCCCGAGATGGACGAAGCGGCCGGTGGACTCCTGATAATGACCCCGCCAGAGGTGGGACCGATCCTCCAGGTAGCCGCCGAAGCTGAACTCGACCCCCGCCCGCTCTTGCCGCCGCTCGACCCACCTGCGGCAGACCTCGGGGTCGTTGAGCGGGTTGTCGCCTCGGGCACGCCCCGGCCCGGGAAAGTCGGTGCGGGCAAGGGCATCGAGGTCCAGGGCTTGCCATTCCCGGTCGGCCAACTGGGGGAATAATCTGCGATAGAGCATGGGGATGATGCCTCTCGGGCTTCTCCCGGTTCGGTGCCTTCGGCGACCCGGATTGTGCCTGATGTGAATGAGTCGGGGAAACCTCGATGAGCCGTGGATCATCCCTCAGCCTATGGCAACGACGGAGTCCACGCCATCGTGGCCCTCGGCATCGGCGAGCGATCGGCGCCGCCGGGACCTCGATCGGGATCATAGCGAGCCTGCTGGGACTCCGATATCCCTCGATCCGTCGCGTTCTTTGAGGACAACTCGACCACGCGCCCCGATGCCCGGAACGTGATGGCCTGGTAATCTGGGCGGATCGACGAGTCCAACCTCCTCGCCCAGGGCCACACCATGGATCGCCGCCGATTCCTCCAGGCCGCTGCCGCCTCCCCGTTACTCGCCTCCGGAAGCCTCCGCGCCGTGGAAGACGAGCCTCAGGCTCCCGTCATCGACACCCACCTCCATTGCTTCGCTGGGCGAGACGACCCCCGCTTCCCCTATCATCCCGACGGGCCGTACCAGCCCGAGGAGCCAGCCACGCCCGAGCGCCTGCTGCGGCTCATGGACGGGGCGGGCGTGGATTACGCCGTCGTCGTCCACCCGGAGCCCTATCAGGACGACCACCGCTACCTGGAGCACTGCCTCGATGTCGGCGGGGAGAAGCTCAAGGGCACCTGCTTGTTTTTCGCCGATGAGCCGGGCTCGCTCGATCGGATGACCGAACTGGTCGAGCGACGGAAAGGCCAGATCGTCGCCGCCCGAATCCACGCCTACGCCCCGGATCGGCTGCCTCCCTTCGGCACCCCGGAACTGCGGGCACTCTGGGAGCACATCGGCGAGTTGGGTCTGGCGGTGCAACTCCACTTCGAGCCGAGATACGCCCCCGGCTTCGAGCCGCTGATCGAGGCATTTCCCGAGACGACGGTGATCATCGACCACCTGGGCCGCCCGTTCCAGGGCACGCCGGAGGAGCACGCCGTCGTGGTCGGCTGGTCAAGGTATCCGAACACGGTTATGAAGCTCTCGTCGATTCCGGATCAGCGCCAGTATCCGCACCGGGACATTGCCCCGGTGATCCGGACGCTGACGGATTCCTACGGCCCCGACCGGCTGATCTACGGCGGCGGCTTCAACGCCGAAGCCACCGGGGAGTCGTATCGGGCCTACCGGGAGCGGCTGCGGTCGTACTTGACGCATCTGACCCCCAAGGAACAGGAGAAGGTCCTGGGAGGAAATGCAGCGAGGCTGTTCGGGTTCGGGGCGGGAGGCAGATGAGGGGCAGCCTCATGCACGTTCCTGGCGGGCCAGACGCAGGCTGCTCATCATGCCGAGCACCAGCACGGCAATGCTCAGAGAGACGACCACCAGCAGCACGAGCACGATCCCGGTGGGGCTGAGGCCCAACGCCGCGTCGGGTCGCCCCGCCCCCGACGGCCAGGAAGCGGGGTAGTGCGTCCGTCGCCAGGGCCGACTCATCAAGAGATGGCCGAACGAATGGGGCCTTCCCCCTGACATTTCATGGGGAGGCGACGTGGCAGTTAAGCTTTCTCGCTATCGCATCCAGCAATCTGAGATCGGGATACCGAGAATAACCACTCAATGCGTCTTCTGGGACGAAGTACTCAAAGCCCTTTTTTTGGTAGATGGCGTTTGCTGCAATCAATGTATTGAATTCGCCGGAGTCAAGATGCTGGTCCGAGAGTTGAAGACTGCGATACGCTTCGACCAAGTTGTGACCAAACTGGCTTTTGACCCGAGATTGCTTCAAAGACTGCAGGTGGAGCGACTTGAGTCGCAACTCGATCGCTCGGCAAAGCAGGAAAAAAGGAAGAGGAGAGAAGCTATCCGGGCTTTCG
This region of Tautonia marina genomic DNA includes:
- a CDS encoding gamma carbonic anhydrase family protein, with amino-acid sequence MTHDHPMIDPSAFIASGAVVLGDVHIGKDVSIWYNAVIRGDTERITIGDVTNIQDLAMIHADPGVPCVVGRRVTVGHRAILHGCTVEDDCLIGMGAILLNGVRVGSGSVIGAGALLPEGKQIPPGSVVVGMPGRVVRQVDEAMRGRIEEGWRHYVEEARRHRDGDFPIVPPTRPG
- a CDS encoding DNA-3-methyladenine glycosylase I; this encodes MDVRRCDWARNDLAIRYHDEEWGVPVHDDRRWFEFLTLEGAQAGLSWDTILKKRDRYRIVFDDFDPTVVARYDEAKVATLLADPGIVRNRLKVASAITNARAFLEVQREFGSFDAYIWRFIGGSPIRNAWQSIEEVPARTIESDALSKELKRRGFRFVGTTICYALMQATGLVNDHLVGCFRYAEVGDHAVGR
- a CDS encoding ADP-ribosylglycohydrolase family protein, producing the protein MATAPSTTMTDRLSGTLLGTALGDALGLPAEGMSAAAITRRFGRVDRFRLLGSTGFVSDDTEQAALVAQALARHPDDRDHCLRAFRRSLLGWFCRLPFGVGMATIRACTRIALGLSPSGVNSAGNGAAMRAAIVGVFFHDRPETRQTFGRAIAEVTHRDERAVEGALYVAELAAFCAGRPIGTSPAICQEQARRIVTNAQLGAAIDTGRELALDGADTLEAARVCGTTGFVVPTLAFATSLFLKHGDDPMTALTESISAGGDTDSIGAILGGWLGALHGESGLPGHLIARIHDGPFGPTHLRALAGCLAMSREGQPCPIPGYSASAALARNLALYPVILGHGFRRLLPF
- a CDS encoding amidohydrolase family protein, with protein sequence MDRRRFLQAAAASPLLASGSLRAVEDEPQAPVIDTHLHCFAGRDDPRFPYHPDGPYQPEEPATPERLLRLMDGAGVDYAVVVHPEPYQDDHRYLEHCLDVGGEKLKGTCLFFADEPGSLDRMTELVERRKGQIVAARIHAYAPDRLPPFGTPELRALWEHIGELGLAVQLHFEPRYAPGFEPLIEAFPETTVIIDHLGRPFQGTPEEHAVVVGWSRYPNTVMKLSSIPDQRQYPHRDIAPVIRTLTDSYGPDRLIYGGGFNAEATGESYRAYRERLRSYLTHLTPKEQEKVLGGNAARLFGFGAGGR